The Betta splendens chromosome 7, fBetSpl5.4, whole genome shotgun sequence genome includes a window with the following:
- the gdi1 gene encoding rab GDP dissociation inhibitor alpha, whose amino-acid sequence MDEEYDVIVLGTGLTECILSGIMSVNGKKVLHMDRNPYYGGESSSITPLEELYKRFSLPDTPPESMGRGRDWNVDLIPKFLMANGQLVKMLLYTEVTRYLDFKVVEGSFVYKGGKIYKVPSTETEALASNLMGMFEKRRFRKFLVFVANFDENDSKTFEGVDPKTTTMRDVYKKFDLGQDVIDFTGHALALYRTDDYLDVPCLETINRIKLYSESLARYGKSPYLYPLYGLGELPQGFARLSAIYGGTYMLNKPVDEIVVEDGHVVGVKSEGEVARCKQLICDPSYIPDRVRKAGQVIRVICILSHPIKNTNDANSCQIIIPQNQVNRNSDIYVCMISYAHNVAAQGKYIAIVSTTVETNEPEVEIEPALELLEPIDQKFVAISDLYEPTDDGTESQVFASRSYDATTHFETTCNDIKDIYKRMTGSDFDFENMKRKQNDVFGEDEQ is encoded by the exons ATGGATGAGGAATATGATGTGATCGTTTTGGGCACCGGACTGACA GAATGCATTCTGTCAGGGATCATGTCTGTGAATGGGAAAAAGGTTCTGCACATGGACAGGAACCCATACTATGGCGGTGagagctcctccatcaccccccTGGAGGAG TTGTACAAGCGCTTCAGCCTCCCAGATACCCCCCCTGAGTCCATGGGCAGAGGACGAGACTGGAACGTAGACCTCATCCCCAAGTTCCTTATGGCCAATG GGCAACTTGTGAAGATGCTGCTATACACAGAAGTGACGCGGTATCTTGACTTTAAAGTTGTAGAGGGAAGCTTCGTCTACAAAGGAGGAAAGATCTACAAGGTGCCATCCACCGAGACTGAGGCGCTGGCTTCAA ATTTGATGGGGATGTTTGAGAAGCGAAGGTTCCGGAAGTTCTTAGTCTTTGTGGCAAATTTTGATGAGAACGACTCCAAGACTTTTGAGGGCGTGGACCCCAAGACCACAACAATGAGGGACGTGTATAAGAAATTTGACCTGGGTCAAGACGTCATTGATTTTACAGGCCACGCCCTAGCCCTCTACAGGACCGACGA CTATCTTGATGTTCCCTGTTTGGAAACGATCAATCGCATTAAACTGTACAGTGAGTCACTGGCGCGGTACGGGAAGAGCCCCTACCTCTATCCTCTGTATGGACTGGGAGAACTGCCACAGGGGTTTGCCCG GTTGAGTGCCATCTACGGAGGAACCTACATGCTGAACAAACCAGTGGATGAGATTGTGGTGGAAGACGGCCACGTGGTTGGAGTGAAGTCTGAGGGCGAG gtggctcGCTGTAAGCAGCTCATCTGTGACCCCAGCTATATTCCTGACCGCGTCCGTAAGGCGGGACAGGTGATCCGTGTGATCTGTATCCTCAGCCACCCCATCAAAAACACTAATGATGCCAACTCCTGCCAGATCATCATTCCTCAGAATCAGGTTAACCGCAACTCAG ACATCTACGTGTGCATGATCTCCTATGCTCACAACGTGGCGGCCCAGGGGAAATACATCGCCATCGTCAGCACCACAGTGGAAACCAACGAGCCCGAGGTTGAGATAGAACcagctctggagctgctggaaccTATTGACCAAAA GTTTGTGGCAATTAGTGATCTTTATGAGCCCACGGATGATGGGACTGAGAGCCAG GTGTTCGCGTCAAGGTCCTACGATGCCACCACCCACTTCGAGACCACTTGTAATGACATCAAGGACATCTACAAACGTATGACCGGGAGCGACTTTGACTTTGAGAACATGAAGCGCAAACAAAATGATGTGTTTGGGGAGGATGAGCAGTAA